The Rhopalosiphum maidis isolate BTI-1 chromosome 2, ASM367621v3, whole genome shotgun sequence genome segment caataaatcaaatttgtgttgaactaataaactattatattttattactaccaAACAGATAATGGATAACTAGAAGTACGTTCAAATACTCTTTCGtcgatatacttataaatacgaCTACCTATACTTCTTGTCTTTTGAAGGATTGAAAATcctaattagttttattgttttcataacatattattttgttgtgtaTAACTTTCGCCCTTTTTACTTTGCTCGCCAACCCTCACTTTTAACTTAGGTACTGGCCTTCGCCTTTTTTTGTACGTTTCCAGTAGGtatgttttctttaaaatttcaacCTAACgtttttcgtaatattttttcttttgttttaatttacttagttTCTTATCCTCTTccgaattatattatgaaagatGCCCACCATCATATCCCAATGAAACAATGacattttggatttttatttgtctgataaaaatcaactaaatttatcctttaaaaaaaacttttaacttcATCTcaagtaaatgtttttttaacttgcattaattatttactaatgagGGACAAAAACTTTAtcgttgttttttataatagctttctaaatacaaaatattacaagatATTGTGCCAAACAGTgaacacattaaaattttataattttttaattgtcaaataggctattgaattatttcaaaattacctATTGTATTCTCAATCAGATgtagttgaaatattaataatggttaattaatataatttgtttttatcaaatataaataattagaccattgtgtattatatacaataatttaagtgtATTTAAGATTAACTGTTAAatctatacacatttttatctatacttCTAcactaaactaatattataaagaagtaAAGTTCATAAGTTTTTAAGTTTCTTCGTAGGAAATAATTTCTGGAACTACTGAaccaattttgaaaattctttCACCAGTAGAAAGCTACaagctctaaaaaaaaaagtctgctgcatcatatattattatatataaatattatgtcaaaaaaaCCTCTgttgcatattaaatataaaatataaataaaagcgtgtgttaatatttcatattgggTAAGAGCTAAAATAAATccaggtaatattatacaagtttattgataatgaaaataattggcAAAATATTGGAATTAcgtctttaaaaatatcgataagtgcagtatgttattttttatagttaaggagataatttaaaatatcaaacactGGAGACAATTAAAATGCCAGCGGTTCGGCCGATTACGATGATTGCTGTAGAGTAATGTGCGTGGCTGTTTACGTTTATATGAGATAGATTGACACACGGCGGCTCACTCGAACGGTTTCATACGCAACGGATACTGACGGAATTGAAGTTttcgattaatttataattattcgatAAAAAAGATATCAATAGAaactttggaaaataatttaaaaaaaaaatttattccaACACCAGCCAACAGagcgaaaaatatttatttttttaatgctgcttttaaatagttaaaatttgcACGCGCAACTCTGGTCGTCTATACTACGTCGATATATTGGAAATATCACATATACAccaaattataaaaccaaaaaatgtaatttatccaCACGTGTTACGTGCATTTTAGCATTAGACCAGAGTTTCTCAACCTTTTTTTGTGTTCGTACCCCTTGACCTCTCACCACTGCTTTACGTACCCCCAAATGACAATTTATCGTATATTCACACACAACacaaataagatattatgaaataaatttttttcacgtaCCCCCTGAGGTACGCGTCCTACAGGTTGAGAAACGCTGCATTAGACAACCAAATTTAACACTAATCCATTTTATACGAACAACGAAGTGCTCGGGGACAGCTATTTAACGatatcaataatttgatttattgaaataaaaataagaaatcttcaatataattaattataaacattaaaattcttcttttatttttttttttgtacctcGCTACAAAATTTCGTAACTAAGAAACGATAAACAACgtttatcaaaacaataatataaacaaactacaattttgatttttagttcATTCCATTGCTGACGGTCAATCAGAAAcgttcacatttttaattttaaacatttagtttaatatgttACCTTATTGTTACTAATCATCTTgcacatatcattattaagttaaattatacgGATCACCAAGTCAACTCACTGTTGGTCAGATcgtataaaatgttgtatatattaatcgaACGGCGCGCGGCGCTAACGTGATTTGGTCATTTGGACTCCtactaatatgtaaatatgtacagGACGGCCAATAAAAAGATAACTAAacgttaaacaaatataatagttatgatagtttaataataacgagTTAGAACCAGATTGACTTGGGGGGAGCGGGATTACCGACTGAAACTCAGTGGACCGCAACAATATCGGACCGTTGGGTTCATGAGAAGCTGCCGACTTAAAAATGTGAAGAGTTTAAAGTCGAAGATATTACGAAGACTAGATTTTAGACCTGCACAGACCATAGTACATAGTTTGCAGATTGTTgatggtatatataatatatctatagaaATACGGAAAACTGAGTTTGTCAAATCCGGTcctaaaaaattttttcaatttcaaatatttggttGATGTTTGCTCTTTATTGGATGccctgtacatattttttgcaGGTTTAAATACTGAGTTCATAGTTTTACATGTAACCACACTTCTACAAATTTGatgtgaaaataatggaagCCCAAATGACTTCCGGTATAGAAAGTGTAAACCACGATTTGTGACACACTATAcgcaatatacttatatatgcaaaggtttttttatagttgtatttatttttcagtaacAGCTGGTGTTTCGGGTTAGTAAAATACGAAGCACGCCTAAGAAACAGACCGGCAGGTGCCGAATTCGCGGAGTAGATGGAAGTCCTATGGGCTTCCGGTAAATGATTTAATCACACCGATGTTTCAATTTACATACGagtaaatgtttttcttttgcTTTCTTTTGTTTTATGGTTCTATGATCCAACTTCGCGAAATGTGACCCATTCATTGCATTGAACGAAATGGACAGATAGCTGAAGtagagaaaaatgtataaagattTAAGACAATAGTAAACACAATAGctttcaaatgtattatgtttatgaaaataaataaattataattaaataaatgattatttaatgttttcatatattatgtgaatagCGATTCTTTTATATGACTATatctatatgtctatataatataaggcaTATGTAATAACCCATGTATAGGGTGACaatgtatcattatatatttatatgtgttcGTTACCAACcgcaaaatgtataaacttttatggaaattattttttcgtataggcacaatgaatttataacctaCAGACACCAttgaaaaacacaatattgcttgtagttaattttttagttttctacCGTTTCGGTTCACAtagagttttaaatttatactctGTGATAAAATACTCTTCTTGGAATTgtactcgtattttaataaaaacatgtattacaactattttgaatgagtataaactataattatttatacattagttATAAGTATCAAAAGTTTTGATGAGCGCAGTGGAGTGCCCACAGTGGTATAACtagttgaaatttattaaaataatattatttgataattatcaataataataatttcacatcactcttgataataaaattcttgATTATGTAATTACGTATCCGTATGTTACAATGTTTCacatttctaaatttagtataagtacctgtttatttgtttttcgtaatatttaaataattatagtaggtactataaaatataaattttatctaatttttgtatataaaatatggaaataaaaattgatcaattagttaaaaattatacaacgtTATAGGTATGTAGAATACCgtcatcattttaattattatatattttaatatacacaatacaagcgacaaaatgtattattttgtaataaactgAAAGACCACATGTATACCTGTAACATAGCAAtgacataatatcaaaaacgcagcgtgtttattataatatattaatattttatattttatgaaattcatTAAAGGGAATTTGTCTTTATTGTGATTTAATGATTCAAGATCagataatcttattttttccAATCCAAAAGATTTATCAGTATTAGAAGAActttaggtatacataatttaagaataataaataatattattgtcggtACTCGGTAGtattcttattagttatttcgcCGCTCGTCTTTGTAGATTTAAACGTGTTAATGTATCCttcataatagaataatattattctaaaattctaaattcatttttttatattatgattgtaatGCGTATACAATCGCTGTCTCCTGTGGTCTTTTATAGACACTCGCAGTTACCAGTGTAGCCGATAGATGGGGTAAGTACCACGGCGTTATCAATCGACAAAATCGTAGCTCGACGATAAGACGATAACACGTCCTCAATTTGATGGTTatgtttttatcgttttacaTTGCTTATtaactgattattattattattttttgaaagtcCGCAGACACGTCGTCCGCTTGTCGTTGTCTCTGTACAGCTCGTGTTACAACAGCGTGAAAAAATGGTGCTCGACCTGGACTTGTTTCGGACAGAAAAGGGTGGCAACCCAGACCGGATTCGCGAAAACCAAAAGAAACGTTTCAAAGACCCGAACTTGGTGGACCAAGTCGTCGACGCTGACGGCAAGTGGCGACAGCTGCGTTTCAAGGCGGACAATCTAAACAAGTTGAAAAATCTCTGCAGCAAAACCATTGGTGAGAAGATCAAATCCAAGGAACCGCAGCCTGCCGATGGTGGTGATGTGGCGTCCGATTTCAATTTGGACACGATCACTGTCGACGTTTTGAAACCGTTATCGGTAGAACAAATCAAAAAAGTGCGCGTACTCATCGACAATGCGTTGATCCAAAACGATAAGGACCTGCTTGACGTAGAGAAAACAAGGAACGATTCGTTCAAAGAAATCAGTAATTTTTTGCACGAATCGGTCCCGATAAGCAATGACGAAGAAGAAAACGCTGTTGTTGCCACTGTCGGTGATTGTACGGTAAAGAAGAAGTATTCTCACATAGACCTAATTCACATGATTGACGGTGTGGATGCTGAGGCAGGAACTACCGTATCAGGCACCCGAGGATATTATCTCAAAGGTCCAGCTGTGTTTTTACAAACCGCACTTGTACAAGAAGCCTTACGGCGATGGGATGACAAGGGATACAAACCGTTGTATACACCATTTTTCATGCGAAAAGAAATTATGCAAGAAGTTGCTCAACTAGCGCAGTTTGATGAAGAATTATACAAGGTAATTGGTAAAG includes the following:
- the LOC113555244 gene encoding serine--tRNA ligase, cytoplasmic; the protein is MVLDLDLFRTEKGGNPDRIRENQKKRFKDPNLVDQVVDADGKWRQLRFKADNLNKLKNLCSKTIGEKIKSKEPQPADGGDVASDFNLDTITVDVLKPLSVEQIKKVRVLIDNALIQNDKDLLDVEKTRNDSFKEISNFLHESVPISNDEEENAVVATVGDCTVKKKYSHIDLIHMIDGVDAEAGTTVSGTRGYYLKGPAVFLQTALVQEALRRWDDKGYKPLYTPFFMRKEIMQEVAQLAQFDEELYKVIGKGSEKVGDHNLDEKYLIATSEQPIAALHRDQWIPEASFPIRYLGVSTCFRQEVGSHGRDTRGIFRVHQFEKVEQFVLTSPFDNQSWILFDEMINNSRQFYDDLGIAYRVVNIVSGALNHAAAKKLDLEAWFPGSGAYRELVSCSNCLDYQSRRLLVRYGQTKKMNEKVDYVHMLNATACATTRVICAILETYQTETGIKVPEILKKYLPTRYQDEIPFVKSAPIDEEDTKKQKKQKEGMKNKK